A genomic stretch from Marinobacter fonticola includes:
- a CDS encoding isocitrate/isopropylmalate dehydrogenase family protein — MSTTKRIAITPGDGIGPEVIDQAIACLQHLRDQLLLNLEWETFDWPSHRWHEKHGEVMPVNALDQLRSFDAILLGALGDPGPLSDPTRHLLPDSVSLAPLLQMRKGFDQWVCERPARLLPGARQFLADDRAKAIDMLVIRENSEGEYVAQGGRLRPGSPDEVATQMEVFTRRATDRIIRYGFEQARARATTRSHDGKPRQFTTLDGRTCESQVCLVTKRNALRYWGDMYTEAFAAIAAEYPDVATHHELVDAACMKFVQCPWNFDVVVASNLQGDILTDLAAVLSGGMGVAPSCNLNPDDRSMPSMFEPTHGSAPDIAGQGLADPTAMLFTTARMLQWLADDGDEMLQQAADILYNAVAADLAAHGGERRKGAEIGQAVRLRMK; from the coding sequence ATGAGCACCACGAAGCGGATCGCCATCACCCCCGGTGATGGTATCGGCCCCGAAGTCATCGATCAGGCGATTGCCTGCCTGCAGCACCTTCGCGATCAACTTCTGTTAAACCTGGAATGGGAAACCTTTGACTGGCCCTCTCACCGCTGGCATGAAAAGCACGGCGAAGTGATGCCGGTCAATGCACTGGACCAACTGCGGAGTTTCGATGCCATCCTGCTCGGCGCTCTGGGCGATCCCGGTCCGCTCAGCGATCCGACGCGTCACCTCCTGCCGGACAGCGTTTCCCTCGCGCCATTGCTGCAAATGCGCAAAGGCTTCGATCAATGGGTGTGCGAGCGCCCGGCGCGTTTGCTCCCAGGCGCTCGTCAGTTCCTGGCCGACGACCGTGCGAAAGCGATCGACATGCTGGTGATCCGCGAAAATAGCGAAGGCGAATACGTGGCCCAAGGCGGACGGTTGCGGCCGGGCAGCCCGGACGAAGTGGCCACCCAGATGGAAGTTTTTACCCGTCGCGCCACGGATCGCATCATCCGCTATGGCTTCGAACAGGCTCGCGCACGGGCCACCACCCGGTCCCACGACGGCAAGCCACGCCAGTTCACCACCCTGGACGGCCGCACCTGCGAAAGTCAGGTATGTTTGGTGACCAAACGCAACGCGCTGCGTTATTGGGGCGATATGTATACTGAAGCCTTTGCCGCTATCGCGGCAGAGTACCCCGACGTGGCGACCCATCACGAACTGGTGGATGCCGCCTGCATGAAGTTCGTGCAGTGCCCGTGGAATTTCGACGTGGTCGTCGCGAGCAACTTGCAGGGGGACATTCTGACCGACCTGGCAGCCGTCCTGTCCGGCGGAATGGGCGTGGCCCCATCCTGCAACCTGAATCCCGACGACCGCTCGATGCCGTCGATGTTCGAACCAACCCACGGCAGCGCGCCGGATATCGCCGGTCAGGGGCTGGCCGACCCCACGGCGATGCTGTTCACCACCGCCCGCATGTTGCAGTGGCTGGCCGACGATGGGGACGAGATGCTACAGCAGGCTGCCGATATCCTATATAACGCGGTCGCCGCCGATCTCGCGGCCCATGGCGGCGAACGCCGCAAGGGCGCGGAAATCGGTCAGGCGGTGCGCCTGCGGATGAAGTGA
- a CDS encoding pyridoxal phosphate-dependent aminotransferase has protein sequence MADGAKPNQSTDIAPRKIKYRKTKARWHPSMQAIPVPGIRRMVNMAATMKDVIHLSIGQPDLPTPPHVIDAYIDALKAGQTGYTMDAGLPELLVALRDYYGKRYDRKLTKDNILITSGATEAMYLALSATSAPGRQFIVTDPSFLLYAPLIRMNGGEVKFIPTRIENNHQLDPDEVIAAMGQRTFAVVLNSPNNPTGAVYPRSTIETIVEECAYRGIQIFSDEVYDHLILDDQEYASVLRCSVDLDNIMCISSFSKTFSMAGLRVGWVISSQATIKSLRRYHMFTTSVANTPSQFAGVAALTGDQQCIRDMVSIYRERRDRIVDLVAQTPFLTGYQPGGAFFIFPNLPKHVDGSDLALRMLKETGVCVVPGDAFGEHTENALRFSFSATVETIEEAFDRIIPWMAKQPF, from the coding sequence ATGGCCGACGGTGCAAAGCCCAATCAGTCCACCGATATCGCTCCGCGCAAGATCAAGTACCGCAAGACCAAGGCTCGCTGGCATCCATCGATGCAGGCGATTCCGGTGCCGGGTATCCGGCGTATGGTGAACATGGCGGCCACGATGAAGGATGTGATCCACCTGTCCATCGGACAGCCGGATCTACCAACCCCCCCTCACGTGATCGATGCCTACATCGATGCGCTCAAAGCCGGACAAACCGGCTATACCATGGATGCCGGGCTGCCTGAGCTCTTGGTCGCACTGAGGGACTATTACGGTAAGCGCTATGATCGCAAGCTGACCAAAGACAACATCCTGATCACCTCGGGCGCCACGGAGGCCATGTATCTGGCGCTCTCCGCGACTTCCGCACCGGGCCGGCAGTTTATCGTCACCGATCCGTCCTTCCTGCTCTACGCGCCGTTGATCAGGATGAATGGCGGGGAGGTGAAGTTCATCCCCACGCGTATCGAAAACAATCACCAGCTCGATCCGGACGAGGTGATCGCGGCTATGGGCCAGCGCACGTTTGCGGTGGTGCTCAATTCGCCCAACAACCCCACCGGCGCCGTGTACCCGCGCAGTACCATCGAAACAATCGTCGAAGAGTGTGCTTACCGTGGCATTCAGATCTTCAGTGACGAGGTCTACGATCACCTGATTCTCGACGACCAGGAATATGCCAGCGTCCTGCGCTGTAGCGTCGACCTGGACAACATCATGTGTATCAGCAGCTTCTCCAAGACGTTCAGCATGGCGGGGCTACGCGTGGGTTGGGTCATATCCAGCCAGGCCACCATCAAGTCCTTGCGGCGCTATCATATGTTCACGACGTCGGTGGCAAATACGCCATCCCAGTTTGCCGGGGTAGCCGCTCTGACCGGGGATCAGCAATGCATTCGCGACATGGTGTCGATCTACCGCGAGCGACGCGACCGCATCGTCGACCTGGTGGCGCAAACGCCGTTTTTGACGGGCTACCAGCCCGGCGGGGCGTTTTTTATCTTCCCCAACCTGCCTAAACATGTCGATGGCTCCGACCTGGCATTGCGTATGCTGAAAGAAACCGGCGTGTGCGTCGTTCCCGGCGATGCTTTCGGTGAGCACACGGAGAACGCTCTGCGCTTTAGTTTCTCGGCCACGGTGGAAACCATCGAGGAAGCCTTCGATCGGATCATCCCGTGGATGGCTAAGCAACCCTTTTAG
- a CDS encoding SDR family oxidoreductase, which produces MTKRVFITGGASGLGRALALRYARAGARVCIGDINPEQGVEVEREITDTGGEGLFATCDVRRIADLEKVRDQLVEKWGGVDVVVNNAGVATSGSIEGSTLTDWEWILDINVMGVVRGCKAFTPLFKKQKQGTFVNVASMAGLMLAPLMSSYNVSKAGVIALSETLSMELREDGIKVACVCPAFFPTNLTSSMRSDIPGMDINVNKLMKRSGVTADDVADDILRAEKNGDFWVLPHVKERRMWMLKRHAPWAFDWLMHQESKRWIRKFGGTA; this is translated from the coding sequence ATGACAAAACGCGTTTTTATCACCGGAGGCGCCAGTGGTCTTGGCCGTGCTCTGGCCCTTCGCTATGCCCGCGCGGGCGCCCGGGTCTGTATTGGCGATATCAATCCGGAACAAGGCGTTGAGGTGGAACGGGAAATCACCGATACCGGCGGTGAGGGTTTGTTTGCCACCTGTGACGTGCGGCGAATTGCGGACCTGGAGAAGGTGCGCGATCAGCTCGTGGAAAAATGGGGTGGCGTCGACGTGGTCGTCAATAACGCCGGCGTCGCTACCAGCGGCAGCATCGAAGGCTCCACGCTGACCGACTGGGAGTGGATCCTGGACATCAACGTGATGGGCGTCGTGCGCGGCTGCAAAGCTTTCACGCCGCTGTTCAAGAAGCAGAAGCAGGGCACGTTCGTCAATGTGGCGTCCATGGCCGGTCTGATGCTGGCGCCACTGATGAGTAGCTACAACGTCTCCAAGGCCGGCGTGATTGCGTTATCCGAAACCCTGAGCATGGAATTGCGGGAGGACGGTATCAAGGTTGCCTGCGTGTGCCCCGCATTTTTCCCAACCAATCTCACAAGCAGCATGCGCTCGGACATTCCGGGTATGGACATTAACGTCAACAAGTTGATGAAGCGCTCCGGCGTCACTGCCGACGACGTTGCGGACGACATCCTGCGTGCGGAAAAGAACGGCGATTTTTGGGTATTGCCCCACGTGAAAGAACGACGGATGTGGATGCTCAAGCGTCATGCGCCTTGGGCCTTCGACTGGCTGATGCATCAGGAGAGCAAGCGCTGGATCCGTAAATTCGGTGGCACTGCGTAG
- a CDS encoding phosphotransferase family protein → MTQIDQAVDIREGEALDAGAVDRFMKQSIPELEGDPGIRQYPGGASNLTYQVDYGDRSFVLRRPPFGHIAKSAHDMLREAKVMQALKPVYPYVPDIIAICDDHDVLGCDFYVMERFKGIILRQDFPKGFELSEADTRRLCLNVIDKLVDLHKVDPVATGLDQLGKGPGYVQRQIGGWSNRFRKARTEDVGDFEAVMSWLDDKMPEDIAQCVIHNDFRFDNVVLNPDNPFEVIGVLDWEMATIGDPLMDLGNSLAYWIQADDEQQFQILRRQPTHRPGMLTRDEVVEYYMEKSGYAVDRFDFYEIYGLFRLAVIIQQIYYRYYHGQTQDKRFAMFGHAANYLEQRCQRLIDASNL, encoded by the coding sequence ATGACACAAATCGATCAGGCGGTGGACATCCGCGAAGGCGAGGCGTTGGACGCCGGCGCCGTCGACCGCTTCATGAAGCAGTCGATCCCTGAGCTGGAGGGCGATCCCGGTATTCGTCAGTATCCCGGTGGCGCCTCTAATTTGACCTATCAGGTAGACTACGGCGATCGCTCGTTTGTCCTGCGCCGCCCGCCATTCGGCCACATCGCCAAATCCGCTCACGACATGCTGCGCGAAGCGAAGGTGATGCAGGCACTCAAGCCGGTTTATCCCTACGTACCGGATATCATCGCCATCTGCGACGATCACGATGTACTGGGCTGCGACTTCTACGTTATGGAGCGCTTCAAAGGCATCATTTTACGCCAGGACTTCCCTAAGGGGTTTGAACTTTCCGAGGCGGATACCCGCCGCCTGTGCCTCAATGTGATCGACAAGCTGGTGGACCTGCACAAGGTGGATCCGGTGGCGACCGGTCTGGATCAGTTGGGTAAGGGGCCGGGCTACGTCCAGCGCCAGATCGGCGGCTGGAGCAACCGCTTTCGCAAAGCGCGTACCGAGGATGTGGGCGATTTCGAGGCGGTGATGAGCTGGCTCGACGACAAGATGCCGGAGGACATCGCCCAGTGCGTGATCCACAACGATTTCCGCTTCGATAATGTGGTTCTGAATCCGGATAACCCATTCGAGGTGATCGGCGTGCTGGATTGGGAGATGGCCACGATTGGCGATCCGTTGATGGACCTGGGTAATAGCCTGGCCTACTGGATTCAGGCGGACGACGAGCAGCAATTCCAGATTCTTCGCCGTCAGCCGACCCACCGGCCGGGCATGCTCACCCGGGATGAGGTGGTCGAGTACTACATGGAGAAATCCGGCTACGCAGTCGATCGCTTTGATTTCTATGAAATTTACGGTCTGTTCCGGCTGGCGGTGATCATTCAGCAGATCTACTATCGCTACTACCACGGCCAGACACAGGACAAGCGCTTCGCGATGTTCGGCCATGCGGCCAACTATCTGGAGCAGCGCTGCCAACGGTTAATCGACGCGAGTAATCTGTAA
- a CDS encoding DUF1439 domain-containing protein: MLQSLLLRPARLLGTLAMFLALTGCASLSPYSISESTLEGYLQNAVADFDRQQLQAGSPLSVSLGQTDITLGPDGREVAVLDIEGQISVNAFLTRIPINLALKVEGAPVYDREQKAVFIRRLKLLDSRVESSLFKGDLKPLTDSTMRVVAQWLETVPVYRLDDKSLGQRLLGMTPVGVKVAPGKLVLVPAE, translated from the coding sequence ATGCTGCAGTCCTTGCTGCTTCGCCCCGCCCGTTTGCTGGGCACATTAGCAATGTTCCTGGCGCTAACGGGCTGCGCGTCTCTTTCGCCCTATTCCATCAGTGAGAGCACATTGGAGGGCTACCTGCAAAATGCCGTGGCGGATTTCGATCGGCAACAGCTCCAGGCCGGGTCGCCCCTGAGCGTATCACTGGGCCAGACGGATATCACCCTTGGACCGGACGGCCGTGAAGTCGCCGTACTGGATATCGAGGGCCAAATCTCCGTTAACGCTTTTTTGACACGAATCCCCATCAACTTGGCGCTCAAGGTAGAAGGCGCGCCAGTCTACGACCGTGAACAGAAAGCTGTCTTTATCCGGCGGCTGAAGTTGCTGGACAGCCGTGTCGAATCGTCTCTATTCAAGGGCGATCTGAAGCCGCTCACCGATAGCACGATGCGGGTAGTGGCCCAATGGCTGGAGACCGTGCCGGTATACCGGCTGGACGACAAGAGCCTCGGCCAGCGACTGCTTGGCATGACGCCGGTGGGGGTAAAAGTCGCACCGGGCAAGCTCGTTCTGGTACCGGCAGAGTAA
- a CDS encoding sulfite exporter TauE/SafE family protein — translation MEQLTLVDFLLANLFLLAGCCLQGIAGYGIGTLSAPLLFLLSPLFVPGPLVVNAVVLTVLLLLRNRASIRFREVRFAIGGSIVGTVLAGFTLAAITGQAFDLVFGGLILFGVLLSVLGLKPELNTRNSVIAGAASGYMGTTVAVGGPPIAMIYQNEKGPLVRANMSAFFLFASCASIVALVFAGRLGTVELKLFAYTLPGVIAGFLLSGLLVQRLPFAAMRPLILCIAAIAGVGALVRGLTGS, via the coding sequence GTGGAACAGTTGACGCTTGTCGATTTCCTGCTCGCCAACCTGTTCCTGCTTGCTGGCTGCTGCCTGCAAGGCATTGCCGGCTACGGCATAGGCACCCTGTCGGCACCGCTACTGTTCCTGCTCAGTCCACTGTTTGTACCGGGACCGCTGGTGGTCAACGCGGTGGTGCTAACGGTTTTGCTGCTGTTGCGCAACCGCGCCAGCATCCGCTTCCGCGAGGTGCGCTTTGCCATCGGCGGCAGCATCGTGGGCACGGTGCTGGCGGGCTTCACTCTGGCCGCCATCACCGGCCAGGCATTTGACCTGGTCTTCGGTGGCCTGATTCTTTTTGGCGTATTACTGAGCGTGCTGGGTCTCAAGCCTGAGCTGAACACCCGCAACAGCGTGATCGCCGGTGCCGCCAGCGGCTATATGGGGACAACGGTCGCCGTGGGTGGCCCACCCATCGCCATGATCTACCAGAACGAAAAAGGCCCGCTGGTGCGGGCCAATATGTCGGCATTCTTTCTTTTTGCCAGTTGCGCCAGCATTGTCGCGCTGGTTTTCGCCGGACGCCTGGGCACCGTGGAACTCAAACTATTCGCCTACACGCTGCCGGGCGTCATCGCAGGCTTTCTACTATCCGGCTTGCTGGTGCAGCGCCTACCTTTTGCCGCCATGCGGCCATTGATCCTCTGCATCGCCGCCATTGCCGGTGTGGGCGCCCTCGTACGCGGCCTCACCGGCAGTTGA
- a CDS encoding HAD family hydrolase → MGLVALKRLEPFTAVAFDLDGTLVDSGLDFAAIRETLGFPHGVGLLEHIATLDDAAEVARAHAVIHRFEMAGAERATWMPGAQALLAHLRDLGVPVAILTRNSREAVAATDASITLGVDLILTRDDAPPKPDPAGLALIAAHLGAPPERMTYIGDFVDDLTAARRAGMSAGLYRNHRNNHFAEQADYVIGHFDELRELWR, encoded by the coding sequence ATGGGGTTAGTTGCGTTGAAACGGCTTGAGCCTTTTACGGCTGTTGCGTTCGATCTGGACGGCACGCTGGTGGATTCCGGACTGGATTTCGCTGCCATTCGTGAGACGCTGGGGTTCCCGCATGGCGTTGGCTTGTTGGAGCATATCGCGACCCTGGACGATGCCGCCGAAGTTGCCCGTGCCCATGCCGTCATTCACCGCTTCGAAATGGCCGGTGCCGAGCGCGCAACCTGGATGCCCGGTGCGCAAGCACTGCTCGCGCATTTACGGGACTTGGGCGTGCCGGTGGCGATACTCACACGCAACAGCCGCGAGGCCGTAGCGGCGACGGATGCGTCGATCACGCTTGGCGTCGATCTGATCCTGACGCGGGACGATGCGCCCCCCAAACCGGATCCTGCGGGTCTGGCCCTGATTGCGGCGCATTTGGGCGCGCCGCCGGAGCGCATGACCTACATCGGCGATTTCGTCGACGACCTTACCGCAGCACGCCGTGCCGGGATGTCGGCCGGCCTCTACCGCAATCACCGCAACAACCACTTCGCCGAGCAAGCCGACTATGTGATCGGACATTTCGACGAGCTGCGCGAGCTTTGGCGCTAG
- a CDS encoding LysR family transcriptional regulator — protein sequence MATNRLDLNLLHVFDTIYREGSLTRAAQALHLTQPAVSHSLSRLRDHFNDPLFTRQGNQMVATPLARRFAETMRPGLTQIQSAVNQFHAFDPAHQHKTFALGLRDILESTFLPQLMVNLVAYPEVEVVSQRIARRDMETQLAAGKLDFAVDVLLPVSNQTAHELLRKDRLVVIAGEHYAGLEDGLSLDTYLQARHVLVSSRTEGPGIEDFELSRLGVHRRIALRCQHYYAACRVAETSDLLVTMPETYARMIEQQSKIQVLPLPTDMPPLNVHLYWHKAYEKEPALVWFRKQLHQVAAI from the coding sequence ATGGCCACGAATCGCCTGGACCTCAACCTGCTGCATGTGTTCGATACCATCTATCGGGAAGGCAGCCTGACTCGCGCCGCCCAGGCGCTCCACCTCACCCAGCCGGCGGTCAGCCATTCGCTGTCGCGGCTGCGCGATCATTTCAACGACCCGCTATTTACCCGCCAGGGCAACCAGATGGTGGCCACGCCCCTGGCCCGGCGTTTCGCCGAGACCATGCGTCCGGGGCTGACCCAAATCCAGAGCGCAGTCAACCAGTTCCATGCGTTCGATCCTGCCCATCAACACAAAACCTTTGCCCTGGGCCTGCGGGATATCCTGGAATCGACCTTCCTGCCCCAACTGATGGTCAATCTTGTGGCCTATCCCGAAGTCGAAGTCGTCAGCCAACGCATTGCCCGGCGAGATATGGAAACGCAACTAGCAGCCGGCAAGCTGGATTTTGCGGTCGACGTGCTGTTGCCTGTGAGCAATCAGACTGCGCACGAACTGCTGCGCAAGGATCGGCTGGTGGTTATCGCGGGTGAGCATTACGCCGGACTGGAGGACGGACTCTCTCTGGACACCTATTTGCAGGCCCGCCACGTGCTGGTGTCGTCGCGAACAGAGGGACCGGGAATCGAGGATTTCGAACTGTCTCGACTCGGCGTGCATCGCCGGATCGCCTTACGCTGCCAGCATTACTACGCCGCCTGCCGGGTGGCCGAAACATCAGACTTGCTGGTCACCATGCCGGAAACCTACGCACGCATGATCGAACAGCAGTCAAAAATTCAGGTGCTGCCATTACCGACCGATATGCCACCGCTCAACGTCCATCTGTATTGGCACAAGGCTTATGAGAAGGAACCGGCTCTGGTGTGGTTCAGGAAGCAATTGCATCAGGTGGCGGCTATCTGA
- a CDS encoding EAL domain-containing protein, translating into MNQPAILFDETHCEQCACGKGLEFGISFAFQPIVDVETRSVLAYEALVRGTEGQGAGEVLARVNKHNRYAFDQICRVKAVKLAAKLKMPTALSINFMPNAVYQAEYCIRTTLAAAKKYNFDTRRIIFEVIEAEALTSTEHLASIIAKYGEMGFQTALDDFGTGYARYDLLVACPPDLLKLDMGLVRNVDREPNKQAVISGIITMMQKLGGRIVAEGVETEAEYAWLRRQGITLFQGYLFARPGFEHLPEPWYPPAP; encoded by the coding sequence GTGAATCAGCCTGCGATCCTTTTCGATGAGACTCATTGCGAGCAGTGCGCCTGCGGCAAGGGATTGGAGTTTGGGATCTCCTTCGCCTTTCAGCCCATTGTCGATGTCGAAACTCGTTCTGTGCTGGCCTACGAAGCTTTGGTTCGCGGTACCGAAGGACAAGGGGCGGGCGAAGTTCTAGCGCGGGTCAATAAGCATAACCGTTATGCCTTCGATCAGATTTGCCGGGTTAAAGCGGTCAAGCTGGCGGCAAAGCTGAAAATGCCGACGGCGCTGAGCATCAACTTCATGCCCAATGCGGTTTATCAGGCGGAGTACTGTATCCGCACCACGCTCGCTGCGGCGAAGAAATACAACTTCGATACCCGTCGGATCATCTTCGAGGTGATTGAGGCCGAGGCGCTCACGTCTACCGAGCACCTTGCGTCTATTATAGCGAAATACGGAGAAATGGGATTTCAAACGGCCCTGGACGATTTTGGTACGGGCTATGCCCGCTATGACTTGCTGGTGGCCTGTCCACCGGACCTACTGAAGCTGGACATGGGGTTGGTGCGCAACGTGGACCGCGAACCCAATAAACAAGCCGTCATTTCCGGTATCATCACGATGATGCAGAAGCTGGGTGGCCGGATTGTCGCCGAAGGTGTGGAAACCGAGGCCGAGTATGCCTGGCTGAGGCGCCAGGGGATTACTCTGTTCCAGGGTTATCTGTTTGCCCGGCCCGGGTTCGAACACCTGCCGGAGCCCTGGTATCCGCCTGCACCCTAA
- a CDS encoding acyl-CoA dehydrogenase family protein, translating to MDFKPSEKGQDYLNRVKAFMKDEIFPIEARYYQDMAALDNRWVELPVIAELKAKAREQGLWNMFMPDEEYGCGLLNSDYALIAEETGRSFIAPEIFNCNAPDTGNMEVLIKYGSDEQKSQWLGKLLAGEVRSAFCMTEPGVASSDATNMAATATVEGDDVVLNGRKWWSTGIGHPKCEVLVFMGLTDPAAPKHRQHSMVLVPKNTPGVNVERMLPVFGAYDEPYGHGEVSFDNVRLPKSAIIAGPGRGFEIAQGRLGPGRVHHCMRAIGAAERTFDMMLGRAVSREAFGKPLAKLGGNPDIIANARMAIEQARLLTLKCAWLLDTQGVKGAMSEVSMIKAVVPQMLQTIVDNTIQIHGGAGVSDDDFPLTQLFAYARVLRLADGPDEVHRGTVAKLELKKYADQ from the coding sequence ATGGACTTTAAACCGTCTGAAAAAGGCCAAGATTACCTCAATCGCGTCAAGGCGTTCATGAAAGACGAGATCTTTCCGATTGAGGCGCGTTACTACCAGGATATGGCGGCGTTGGACAACCGTTGGGTGGAGTTGCCCGTCATTGCCGAACTCAAGGCCAAAGCTCGGGAGCAGGGCCTTTGGAATATGTTCATGCCGGATGAAGAATACGGCTGTGGTCTGCTTAATTCCGATTATGCGTTAATCGCCGAAGAAACCGGCCGGAGCTTCATCGCGCCGGAAATCTTCAACTGTAATGCGCCGGATACCGGCAATATGGAAGTGCTGATCAAGTATGGTTCCGACGAGCAGAAGTCACAGTGGCTCGGCAAACTGCTGGCCGGCGAAGTACGTTCAGCTTTCTGCATGACCGAGCCGGGTGTGGCCTCTTCCGATGCCACCAACATGGCGGCCACCGCGACCGTCGAAGGTGACGACGTGGTGCTCAACGGCCGTAAGTGGTGGAGTACGGGGATTGGCCATCCCAAGTGCGAAGTGCTCGTGTTCATGGGGCTGACCGATCCCGCAGCGCCCAAACATCGCCAGCACTCCATGGTGCTGGTGCCGAAGAACACCCCGGGCGTGAACGTCGAGCGCATGCTGCCGGTGTTCGGGGCTTACGACGAGCCCTATGGCCACGGCGAAGTCAGTTTCGACAACGTGCGCCTACCCAAAAGTGCCATCATCGCGGGACCGGGCCGGGGGTTTGAAATCGCCCAGGGCCGTCTGGGGCCGGGGCGGGTGCACCATTGCATGCGCGCGATCGGCGCTGCCGAGCGCACCTTTGACATGATGCTTGGGCGAGCCGTTTCCCGCGAAGCTTTTGGCAAGCCGCTGGCCAAGCTCGGAGGCAACCCGGACATCATCGCCAATGCCCGCATGGCCATCGAACAGGCAAGGCTGCTTACCCTGAAGTGTGCTTGGTTATTGGACACGCAGGGCGTTAAGGGGGCTATGAGCGAAGTCTCCATGATCAAAGCGGTCGTTCCGCAGATGCTGCAGACCATCGTCGACAACACCATTCAGATTCACGGTGGTGCCGGTGTCAGCGACGACGACTTCCCGCTAACGCAGTTGTTTGCCTATGCCCGGGTATTGCGTCTGGCAGATGGGCCGGACGAGGTGCATCGCGGTACGGTGGCAAAACTCGAACTGAAGAAATACGCTGACCAATAA
- a CDS encoding CPXCG motif-containing cysteine-rich protein gives MLEPAQIQCPYCWESLDISVDPSVRQQDYVEDCQVCCQPIMIHVQFEENGDLSVSAEPENE, from the coding sequence ATGCTTGAACCTGCCCAAATTCAATGCCCCTATTGCTGGGAGTCACTGGACATCAGCGTCGATCCCTCAGTACGGCAACAAGACTATGTCGAGGACTGCCAGGTGTGCTGTCAGCCCATCATGATTCATGTGCAGTTCGAGGAAAACGGCGACTTGAGCGTCAGCGCCGAGCCCGAGAACGAATGA
- a CDS encoding D-2-hydroxyacid dehydrogenase, producing MTRDPDKPIVTVLTAPDEPEPPGIDAVRDMAEVRFASDESSLRQTLPGTQVMMVTDFRTEALEAAWPSADRLEWIHATSAGVDALMFPALTDGPVTVTNAQGIFDRTIAEYVLCTILMFSKDFPNSIRLQQARQWKHRDTERAQGKRVLVVGAGSIGRQISRLVQSIGMKSHGIARRARDNDPDFEAVHSNDSLKEQLGLADFVVVAAPLTPQTEGLFDRDMFRAMKKEARFINIGRGPIVQTNDLVDALKAGDIAGAGLDVFEEEPLPEEHPLWSMDNVLVTAHMAGDFIGWRGALTEQFVDNFGRWKAGESLFNKVDKKLGYAAK from the coding sequence ATGACCCGTGACCCAGATAAGCCGATCGTGACTGTTCTCACCGCGCCGGACGAACCGGAACCCCCCGGTATCGATGCAGTGCGCGACATGGCCGAGGTGCGTTTTGCGTCCGACGAAAGCTCGCTGCGGCAAACCCTGCCCGGCACCCAGGTCATGATGGTAACGGACTTTCGTACCGAAGCCCTTGAAGCGGCCTGGCCTAGCGCCGACCGGCTGGAATGGATCCACGCGACCAGCGCCGGGGTGGATGCTCTGATGTTTCCCGCTCTTACCGACGGACCGGTGACCGTTACCAATGCCCAGGGCATTTTCGACCGCACCATTGCCGAATACGTGCTTTGCACCATTTTGATGTTCAGCAAGGATTTTCCCAATTCCATCCGCCTGCAGCAGGCGCGTCAGTGGAAGCACCGCGACACGGAACGCGCCCAGGGCAAACGGGTACTGGTCGTGGGAGCGGGCTCGATCGGCCGGCAGATTTCGCGGCTGGTACAGTCGATTGGCATGAAGTCCCACGGCATCGCGCGGCGAGCGCGTGATAACGATCCGGATTTCGAGGCCGTCCACAGCAATGATTCCCTCAAAGAACAATTGGGGCTGGCGGACTTTGTGGTTGTCGCCGCACCGTTGACGCCGCAAACCGAAGGGCTGTTCGACCGAGACATGTTCCGGGCCATGAAGAAAGAAGCCCGCTTCATCAATATCGGCCGGGGTCCCATCGTCCAGACCAACGATTTGGTGGACGCCCTGAAGGCAGGTGACATTGCCGGCGCCGGCCTGGATGTCTTCGAGGAAGAGCCGCTGCCGGAGGAGCATCCTCTGTGGAGCATGGACAATGTGCTGGTCACCGCTCACATGGCGGGCGATTTCATTGGCTGGCGCGGTGCGCTTACCGAGCAGTTCGTGGACAACTTCGGGCGCTGGAAGGCCGGTGAAAGCTTGTTCAACAAGGTGGATAAAAAACTGGGGTACGCCGCGAAATAG